From Arcticibacter tournemirensis, one genomic window encodes:
- a CDS encoding aminotransferase class I/II-fold pyridoxal phosphate-dependent enzyme: MKIDFSTASFKDFENIPDLDAFKRADYFQTYLDFLKQNGHLNYRILSTTGCGPEMELLVNGKRRKCICLVSNDYLGFTQHPAIKEALIQAISQFGSGAGASPAIGGHFIYHQQLEDRIAHFYKKEDAILYTTGYTANSATLQCLLKKEDIAILDMEVHASVMEGCQLTNVKRFLHNDMDMLEMVLKNAKDHYRTKLVVVDGVYSQNGDIAKLDRITELAHHYGAYLLVDDAHGTGVVGDTGGGVMEKYDLYGKVDIVTGTFSKALGHIGGYVVADKELINFLKFQARQHLFSTTATPATMGILKALDLIDEEPFWREKLWGNIDRLKAGLLSLGLNIGETESAIIPVKIGDIARTLEAGKLLLEAGIYTNPIMYPAVAKKDSRIRLNIMATHTAEQIDKVISAFEVVNDKLALSGPKPL; encoded by the coding sequence ATGAAAATTGACTTTTCTACTGCTTCTTTCAAAGATTTTGAAAACATTCCTGATCTCGACGCTTTCAAAAGGGCAGATTACTTTCAAACTTATCTCGACTTTCTCAAACAAAACGGACATTTAAACTACAGGATCCTTTCCACTACGGGATGCGGCCCGGAGATGGAACTTTTAGTGAACGGAAAACGACGAAAGTGTATTTGCCTGGTATCGAATGACTACCTTGGGTTTACCCAGCACCCTGCTATAAAAGAAGCATTAATACAAGCTATCTCTCAGTTTGGTTCAGGCGCAGGAGCTTCCCCCGCAATAGGAGGACACTTCATCTATCACCAGCAACTCGAAGATCGTATCGCTCATTTTTACAAAAAGGAAGACGCCATTTTATATACTACCGGTTATACAGCCAACAGCGCTACTCTTCAGTGTTTGCTGAAGAAGGAAGATATCGCCATACTCGATATGGAAGTACATGCAAGTGTGATGGAAGGCTGCCAACTGACCAATGTGAAGCGGTTCCTTCACAATGACATGGATATGCTGGAAATGGTCCTTAAAAATGCCAAGGATCATTACCGGACAAAGCTTGTCGTTGTTGATGGCGTGTACAGCCAGAACGGGGATATCGCTAAACTCGATCGTATTACAGAACTTGCTCATCACTACGGTGCTTATCTTTTGGTCGATGATGCTCATGGCACCGGAGTGGTTGGAGATACCGGCGGGGGGGTGATGGAGAAATATGATCTGTACGGGAAGGTAGATATCGTCACCGGAACGTTCAGTAAGGCACTGGGGCATATCGGAGGGTATGTGGTTGCGGATAAAGAACTTATTAATTTCCTGAAGTTTCAGGCGCGCCAGCATCTGTTTTCTACTACTGCAACCCCGGCAACGATGGGAATCCTGAAGGCTTTGGACCTGATTGATGAGGAGCCCTTCTGGCGGGAAAAGTTATGGGGGAATATCGATCGCTTGAAAGCTGGGTTGTTAAGCCTGGGGCTTAATATCGGAGAAACAGAATCGGCCATTATACCGGTGAAGATTGGAGATATTGCCCGAACGCTGGAAGCAGGAAAGCTCCTGTTGGAAGCCGGTATTTATACCAACCCGATCATGTATCCGGCTGTCGCTAAAAAGGATTCCCGAATCCGCCTGAATATCATGGCAACGCATACTGCTGAACAGATTGATAAGGTGATCAGTGCATTTGAAGTTGTAAATGACAAACTCGCCTTATCCGGACCTAAACCTTTATGA
- a CDS encoding TetR/AcrR family transcriptional regulator, producing MPNRYRDISARPKNRALTERRLIDAVGGVIRTKGYKNLGVNAVAKEADVNKKLIYRYFGTFDKLVEAYILENDYWMNVSRKMDTVIECKSDPQEMKEVIVSLLEGQFAYFLQHQPMQDIILWEITEHEKLLNSISNVREIIGQVIFEKMDTVFKDTDINLRAISALLVSGIYYMILHAKKNESTICEINVSSEAGQQEILKAVRLIINWAFERTAREGNKD from the coding sequence ATGCCTAATCGTTACAGGGATATTTCGGCAAGGCCGAAAAACCGGGCTCTGACAGAAAGAAGGCTGATTGACGCAGTGGGGGGCGTCATTCGGACAAAAGGATATAAAAATTTAGGGGTGAATGCCGTTGCCAAAGAAGCAGACGTCAATAAAAAACTGATCTACCGTTACTTCGGAACCTTTGATAAACTCGTAGAGGCGTATATCCTGGAGAATGACTACTGGATGAATGTTTCCAGGAAGATGGATACCGTAATTGAATGTAAGTCGGATCCGCAGGAGATGAAAGAAGTAATCGTATCACTACTTGAAGGGCAATTTGCTTATTTTCTTCAGCATCAGCCAATGCAGGATATCATTCTTTGGGAAATAACCGAACACGAGAAACTCCTTAACAGTATCAGTAACGTGAGGGAAATCATTGGCCAGGTAATTTTCGAAAAGATGGACACCGTTTTTAAGGATACCGATATCAATCTGCGTGCTATTTCAGCGCTTCTGGTGAGCGGGATTTATTACATGATACTGCATGCTAAGAAAAACGAGAGTACGATATGTGAGATCAATGTCAGCTCTGAGGCAGGACAGCAGGAGATTTTAAAAGCGGTTCGTCTGATTATCAACTGGGCATTTGAACGCACCGCAAGGGAAGGTAACAAAGATTAA
- a CDS encoding RagB/SusD family nutrient uptake outer membrane protein, with the protein MLKIKRIIPYIAVVLLPFGCKDYLDEKPDKTLAVPSGLKDLQALIDNYAIINNRDPFSGEISATDYYLTDADWSALTTEGHKRMYLWLPDYLFDTTPNDWSQCYAVVYYANSVLTGLEDIEKTTANQTEWDDLKGQALFLRAKAFAQLAFIFCPAYNEATSETDQGLPLRLNINFNEVSERSSVKQTYARIINDLKTAALVLKDQPGHVMRASRAATYGMLSRVFLSMRVYTDAALYADSCLRIRNTLIDYATVPGSKTYPFTQFNNEVIFESMASPPRPLGNSRAKISADLYSMYADGDYRKSLFFKSNGNGTYGFRGSYEGSAALFSGLSADEMYLTRAECLVRTGNPQQALQDMDKLLKMRIKDYHLPVFANDKEILSFILNERRKELVMRGIRWMDIKRLNREEGRAIRMKRIINGVEHELKPDDLRFALPVPEDVILLSGMKQNPR; encoded by the coding sequence ATGTTAAAAATAAAGCGTATTATCCCGTATATAGCCGTAGTCCTGCTTCCTTTTGGTTGTAAGGATTATCTGGACGAAAAGCCCGACAAGACCCTGGCTGTTCCTTCCGGGTTGAAAGATCTTCAGGCCCTGATTGACAACTATGCAATAATTAATAACCGCGACCCTTTCTCAGGAGAAATCTCGGCGACAGACTATTATCTGACGGATGCAGACTGGAGCGCTCTGACAACAGAAGGACATAAGAGGATGTACCTTTGGTTGCCCGATTATCTGTTTGATACAACGCCAAACGACTGGTCACAGTGCTATGCTGTTGTCTATTACGCCAATTCAGTGCTGACCGGACTGGAAGACATTGAAAAAACAACGGCAAATCAAACAGAATGGGACGATCTTAAGGGGCAGGCCCTGTTTCTGAGAGCAAAAGCATTCGCGCAACTGGCATTCATCTTCTGTCCGGCTTACAATGAGGCAACATCTGAGACAGATCAGGGTCTCCCACTTCGGCTTAACATAAATTTTAACGAAGTGTCCGAAAGAAGTTCAGTGAAACAGACCTATGCCCGCATTATTAATGATCTGAAAACAGCAGCCTTAGTGCTGAAAGATCAGCCGGGCCATGTCATGCGGGCATCCCGGGCAGCGACGTACGGGATGTTATCGAGAGTGTTCCTGTCAATGCGTGTGTACACGGATGCGGCTCTTTATGCTGATTCTTGTTTGAGGATACGGAATACCTTAATTGACTATGCAACGGTCCCGGGGTCAAAAACCTATCCTTTTACACAATTTAATAATGAGGTGATTTTCGAAAGCATGGCAAGTCCGCCAAGGCCACTGGGAAATAGCAGGGCAAAAATAAGCGCTGATTTGTACAGTATGTATGCGGATGGTGATTACCGGAAAAGCCTGTTTTTTAAAAGTAACGGAAATGGCACCTATGGTTTTCGCGGCAGTTACGAAGGAAGCGCCGCTCTGTTTAGCGGCCTTTCTGCCGACGAGATGTATTTGACGCGCGCAGAGTGCCTCGTCCGCACCGGTAATCCGCAGCAGGCTTTGCAGGACATGGATAAGCTTTTAAAAATGAGGATAAAAGATTACCATCTTCCGGTATTTGCAAATGATAAGGAGATACTTTCTTTTATTTTAAATGAAAGAAGAAAAGAATTAGTAATGAGGGGGATCCGGTGGATGGACATTAAAAGGCTGAACAGAGAGGAAGGACGCGCAATCAGAATGAAAAGAATCATCAATGGTGTTGAGCATGAATTAAAACCGGATGACCTTCGGTTTGCCCTTCCTGTTCCGGAAGATGTCATTCTGCTGTCAGGTATGAAGCAAAACCCGAGGTAA
- a CDS encoding RteC domain-containing protein has protein sequence MIQEFSEELYKGVVSALEEIDSTVIEPSVQRKTKTETVFRFLMELKKRALAYLFTSPEEEIHFFKEIKPRFTSMLIYYSSVDRIELGKPEGSLAHVKSYYEHELVAVDKFFGRNREIYTYFRSGDTYLDHQLFIRGNTAPRWMCKGPVDQDERFSTAADLIFARIKAKEQIARYLENTINGLEFRPFSGDEPAINWTGDSINLLENVFGWYYTGQINNGQATIADLVRKVERVFNVNLGKPYRRFSEIRQRKRLSKTKFLEEMSRAINKKIEDDDEYRPGR, from the coding sequence ATGATACAAGAGTTTTCAGAAGAGCTTTATAAGGGCGTTGTTTCGGCCCTTGAAGAAATTGACAGTACAGTAATAGAGCCATCTGTGCAACGTAAGACCAAAACGGAAACCGTTTTCCGTTTCCTTATGGAACTCAAGAAACGTGCATTAGCGTATTTATTTACTTCACCCGAAGAAGAGATCCATTTCTTTAAGGAAATCAAACCGCGCTTCACCAGTATGCTTATCTATTATTCGTCTGTCGACCGGATAGAGCTGGGTAAACCTGAAGGGAGTCTGGCTCATGTGAAGTCGTATTACGAGCATGAACTTGTTGCAGTCGATAAATTCTTTGGCAGGAACAGGGAGATTTATACTTACTTCAGATCAGGCGATACCTATCTCGACCATCAGCTCTTCATCCGTGGTAATACTGCTCCAAGATGGATGTGTAAAGGGCCGGTTGATCAGGATGAGCGTTTTTCTACTGCCGCTGATTTGATATTCGCCAGGATAAAAGCGAAAGAGCAGATTGCCCGGTATCTGGAAAATACGATTAATGGACTTGAGTTCAGGCCTTTCTCTGGTGATGAACCGGCCATCAACTGGACAGGGGATTCGATTAATCTCTTGGAAAATGTTTTTGGCTGGTATTATACAGGGCAGATCAATAACGGGCAAGCGACTATTGCCGATTTGGTGAGAAAAGTAGAAAGGGTATTTAATGTGAATTTGGGTAAGCCTTATCGCAGGTTTTCGGAGATACGACAGCGGAAACGTTTGAGTAAAACCAAGTTCCTCGAGGAGATGAGCAGGGCGATCAATAAGAAGATTGAGGATGATGATGAGTATAGGCCGGGGAGGTAG
- a CDS encoding SusC/RagA family TonB-linked outer membrane protein gives MKFYIALFLLTISSRALLGQHKISGTVTSPGGIPLAGATVRMINSGEGVKTDKTGRFTLTFSADTCEISVSFVGYVSRQVRVLHDSKPIVVVLQMTQNELQEVAVSTGYQRIPKERATGSFTVIDQRLFNQQVSTSIPDRLEAITNSYSVYRDQNGAQRIMIRGMSTIQGVTSPLIILDNFPYEGDLNNINPNDVENITILKDAAAASIWGTKAGNGVIVITTKKGKFNQPLQVSLNASVTVTGKPDLFYLKDISPADFIDAEKMLYEKGYYNSQINAGDHPALTPVVELLIRKNSGFADADSLIEQLKKVDVRDEFSRYMYRQSLNQQYALHLSGGSDNHSWQLSSGYDRNISTLHSDYGRINAHASGTSRPAGFITLSSDLYFTRTRTGGGRPAYGSIATSSGNLYPYARFADAAGNPLSIMKDYRQGYIDTAGRGLLSDWNYYPLDDYKQTQAESTLQDIVANAGLSLKLNTSLSLDLKYQYERQVTGGRTLYGSESYFARDLVNSFTRIDEETGEVIHPIPPGSILDLSNVLMQTHQLRGQLNYIKQWKQHQLTIIAGAELRKARTEGDRYRTYGYDDQLLSFGYADYTRTYPSLVSGIQSFIPNNNGFSDLQDRFVSVYTNGAYTLNSKYTLSFSARRDASNLFGVETNNLWKPLWSTGLAWDISKEPFYHFSALPELKIRGTFGYSGNTDQGRVALTTMQYVAASPYTQSSYARFSSYANPDLKWEKISTLNLGLDFSTQDRVLCGSIEYYKKHGTDLFGTYPVDYTAIPDMSIVKNVASMIAEGADVSLRSKNLRGQFSWESDLNLNVYRDKVTKYYLPSRQGSDFLNGGAQIAGIEGKPVYSVFSYRWAGLDPQTGDPLGYFAGEISKDYTALTGSSVLADDLKYNGPAMPSLFGSLGNTFSWKKVTLGIRFTGKFGYYFRRSSINYTSLFASRKGHSDYSLRWQNPGDEKFTSIPSLVYPSVSSRDAFYSNSEVLVEKGDHVRLQYLTLGYDLAPRKTSFKKVNVYFNMNNIGIIWRSNKQGLDPDYFAGTIPPSLSISAGIKVSF, from the coding sequence ATGAAATTCTATATCGCACTTTTTCTCTTAACCATAAGCAGCAGAGCGTTGTTGGGCCAGCACAAAATAAGCGGAACCGTAACATCCCCCGGCGGGATACCCCTGGCCGGGGCAACCGTCAGGATGATAAATAGCGGCGAAGGCGTAAAAACAGACAAAACCGGCCGGTTTACCCTCACCTTTTCAGCAGACACGTGTGAGATCTCCGTCTCTTTTGTCGGATATGTCAGCAGGCAGGTCCGGGTGCTGCACGATAGCAAGCCAATCGTGGTAGTTTTGCAGATGACTCAAAACGAATTACAGGAGGTGGCTGTTTCGACCGGTTACCAGCGGATTCCGAAAGAAAGGGCAACCGGGTCTTTTACAGTGATCGATCAGCGTTTATTTAACCAGCAGGTTTCCACCAGCATTCCGGATCGTCTGGAAGCGATAACAAATTCCTATTCTGTCTACCGGGACCAGAATGGGGCACAAAGGATCATGATCAGAGGAATGAGTACCATTCAGGGCGTGACATCGCCGCTTATTATACTGGACAACTTTCCTTACGAAGGCGATCTCAATAACATTAACCCCAACGATGTGGAAAATATCACCATTTTAAAAGATGCGGCGGCGGCATCAATATGGGGAACAAAGGCGGGTAACGGTGTAATTGTTATTACTACGAAGAAGGGGAAATTTAACCAGCCTTTACAGGTGTCTTTAAATGCCAGCGTAACGGTAACAGGCAAACCTGACCTGTTTTATCTTAAAGACATTTCCCCGGCCGATTTCATTGATGCAGAGAAGATGCTGTATGAAAAGGGGTATTACAACAGTCAGATCAATGCAGGCGACCATCCGGCCCTTACTCCGGTGGTTGAACTGCTGATAAGGAAAAACAGCGGCTTTGCAGATGCTGACTCCCTTATAGAACAATTAAAGAAGGTGGATGTAAGGGATGAGTTCAGCAGGTATATGTACCGGCAGAGCCTGAACCAGCAGTATGCCTTACATTTATCAGGCGGATCGGACAACCATAGCTGGCAGTTGTCTTCCGGGTATGACCGCAACATCAGCACCCTGCATTCTGATTACGGAAGGATCAACGCACACGCTTCCGGGACTTCCAGGCCTGCCGGGTTTATTACTTTATCTTCCGATCTCTATTTCACGCGGACCCGCACGGGTGGAGGACGGCCGGCTTACGGATCAATAGCTACCAGCAGCGGAAATCTTTATCCCTATGCCCGCTTCGCAGATGCAGCCGGAAACCCGCTGTCAATCATGAAAGACTACCGGCAGGGCTATATCGATACAGCAGGGAGAGGCCTTTTGTCAGACTGGAATTACTACCCTTTAGATGATTACAAGCAAACTCAAGCTGAAAGTACCCTTCAGGATATCGTAGCGAACGCCGGCCTGTCATTAAAGTTAAACACCAGCCTCTCTCTTGATTTAAAATATCAGTATGAAAGACAGGTGACCGGAGGACGAACCCTTTATGGATCTGAAAGTTATTTCGCAAGAGACCTCGTCAATTCCTTTACCCGGATCGATGAAGAAACCGGAGAAGTGATACATCCCATACCACCCGGTTCGATCCTCGACCTTTCAAATGTCCTGATGCAAACCCATCAGCTCAGGGGGCAGTTGAATTACATTAAACAATGGAAACAACACCAACTGACAATCATTGCAGGAGCAGAACTCAGAAAAGCGCGGACTGAAGGCGACCGGTACAGAACGTATGGATACGATGATCAGCTGCTTTCCTTTGGCTATGCCGACTATACCCGGACTTACCCCTCACTGGTGTCCGGAATCCAGTCTTTTATCCCAAACAATAACGGATTCAGTGATTTACAGGACCGTTTTGTTTCTGTCTACACCAATGGGGCGTACACCCTTAACAGCAAGTATACCCTGTCGTTCAGCGCGCGCCGCGATGCCTCTAATTTATTTGGGGTTGAGACAAATAACCTGTGGAAACCACTTTGGTCTACCGGTCTCGCCTGGGATATTTCAAAAGAGCCGTTTTATCATTTCTCCGCGCTGCCTGAGTTAAAAATCAGGGGAACCTTCGGTTACAGCGGGAATACCGATCAGGGCAGGGTTGCTCTCACAACGATGCAGTATGTTGCAGCCTCTCCTTATACCCAGTCATCTTATGCCCGTTTCTCATCCTATGCCAATCCCGATCTTAAATGGGAGAAAATATCGACACTTAATTTAGGACTGGATTTCAGCACGCAGGACAGAGTGCTCTGCGGCAGCATTGAATACTATAAAAAGCACGGTACTGACCTGTTTGGAACCTATCCGGTGGATTACACAGCTATCCCTGACATGAGTATTGTAAAGAATGTGGCGTCTATGATAGCAGAAGGCGCCGATGTTTCATTGCGTTCAAAAAACCTTCGCGGGCAATTTTCCTGGGAATCCGATCTGAACCTCAATGTGTACAGGGATAAAGTCACCAAATATTATCTGCCTTCCAGACAAGGAAGCGATTTTCTGAACGGAGGGGCCCAGATTGCAGGAATAGAAGGGAAGCCGGTATATTCTGTTTTTTCATACCGGTGGGCGGGATTAGATCCCCAAACCGGAGATCCGCTCGGATATTTCGCCGGGGAGATCAGCAAAGATTACACAGCATTAACAGGCAGCTCTGTTCTTGCGGACGACCTGAAATACAATGGCCCTGCTATGCCATCGCTGTTTGGATCATTAGGAAATACGTTCAGTTGGAAGAAGGTGACCCTCGGGATTCGCTTTACGGGTAAGTTTGGCTATTATTTCCGGCGCAGTTCTATTAACTATACCTCACTTTTCGCCAGCAGAAAAGGACATTCCGACTATAGTCTCCGGTGGCAAAACCCCGGAGATGAGAAGTTTACCAGCATTCCCTCTCTGGTCTATCCTTCCGTCAGCTCCCGCGATGCTTTTTATTCCAATTCGGAAGTACTGGTAGAGAAAGGGGACCATGTGCGGCTTCAATACCTTACCCTCGGTTATGATCTCGCGCCCCGGAAAACTTCCTTTAAGAAGGTGAATGTGTATTTCAATATGAATAATATAGGAATAATCTGGAGGAGCAATAAACAGGGCCTGGATCCGGATTATTTTGCCGGGACGATCCCCCCTTCCTTAAGTATCTCCGCAGGAATTAAAGTGTCATTCTGA